Within Vicia villosa cultivar HV-30 ecotype Madison, WI linkage group LG1, Vvil1.0, whole genome shotgun sequence, the genomic segment GAGCTTGATTGATGCAACAAAGAGAGATGAAGATAATGGAATCACCAAAATTTTCGCCCAAAATCAAAGCATTGGGTTTTTTATTTATCTCAAAAACAGAATCTTTAGGAGGGATTCCTGATACCAACTGTTAGAGGAAGGAGAATATTCTATTCTTTATTAATATGAATGGTCCTTATATAGAAGAGTTAGGTACTTGGTAACTTCCATAAGTTGATAACTAACTTCAACTAACTAACACAAAGTTAGTAAACAATTAATACAAAATTTAATATATGTCGTACATAGTTTGTCTTGAttgttaaatttaaaataattttgttcatatttatttaaaacactaaaaaaataacttttggaaaataagtttaaaatttaatttctacaTCCAAAATTTTGTTACTTTTACCATAAACTTTTGAAATTAAAaggaatttatatttaatttatttcatgtaaaaaaattaaattaaaaaaaaattataatgttcAAAATGTATCTTCTAATACAGTATTCCAAACTATATATTGATTTAATAGCTGAAATTAAAACTGCttacaaaataattttgtaagaaattaaaattaaaattttatggaaataaaaattgaaaattttataagaaataaaaaaCTTAACTCATACTCATATTATAAGGTATAGTTATGAATAGTTTGAGCTTACCCAATTTGCAAGTTGGAATTCACTCCGTGAAAAAATCCTTCTGATTGAGGATGGTGAACGTAATGGATATTAGACTCATTACTTTCTTCCAACTGTTTCAAAATAGAATTGTCAGAAACAACATCACAGCCTAACACTTAAGCATATAACTTTGTTGTTCTTTTTTTAGCATTTGTTGAAAATTGCATTTGGTTTTGAAATAGATGTTACCTTACTTCTTAGTGCATGATTAGTTTCAACAAGCACTGTTTCCTGCATTTGAATAAGCCAATGTTACATAAAAAACATGAAAAAGTTTCTGATTTTCACTTATTCAAGTATGAAAAAGGAATACACATATACCCGGTTGTGAAGATCAGCTAGTTGATCAAGCATGAATTGAGTCTGAAAGATTCCAACATTTTACTATTAATACTTAGAACATGGCATCATACATCATAGAACATGGGAAGAAACACCACAATAAAATGTTATTGTAGagagaaagaaaacatgttttgagattgtcaaaaatcaaaaagtcgaAAAGTAAACATGTTTTGAGattgtcaaaaatcaaaaagttgAAAAGTAATCTGGTTCGTGCGATTTACGGGTATCGGGTTCAATCGATTCGGTTCATTGATTCATTCATTAatattagaatattttatattaatttagagatcatataaattaatataaaaaaatattataagttatttataatattataaaagatatatatttataatgtgctataaagatatatatatttataatatatcttttattctaacaattaaggaGATATCTTTTGGGATTTGTTAtggatttgttggatttttgctattataaatatgtatctcttatgTTATTATAGTGTTAGAGTTTACAACAACAAGGAGAGTAAGGGTTTAATGGCATAACATAGGGTTTTGCCTATTCTGAAGAGAAACCTTAGAAAGGCAAGGGTTTTTGGAAACACACTTGATAGAAAATAGGGTTAATTTTTGGGTGCCTTCAGGGTTGTTCTTGGGAACGTAAAGGCAAAGACTATTTTATTGTAACTCATGTGAAAACTTttgtaacaactttctgagtataAGAAGAGCTGCTCTCTCTCCCATAGTAGATCGTTTGGTCGAACTGAATAAACAAACCTTCGTCTTTTTCTCGTCTTATTCTGTTATATTATATGTGTatgaattattattgttgtagacTATTTATTTTGATTGCTACTATTCTTTGCCTCataaattgatattgaattttgtcgtAGTTCATAACAAGATTCACAACAAAGTTTTTAGTGCTTAAAACTGCATTGACATTTTCGGCCAAACTTTTGGGCAAAAGATTTATAGACAAAAAAACCCATCTGTATTTTTTAAAGAATGTTGATATATACTCAATTTTGTGAGGAGATTTTACAACATTTTGATTTTACTCAAGCCAATAATCCAGAAAGATATCTTGGAGCTAACCTTGCACCAAGAAGGAATTTGAGAGGGCATTTTAATCATATTGGTAACAAAATTCAAAGTAAGTGGAGTTGTTGAAAACAATAATGTTTAAGATTTTTAGATAGGGTCACTCTCTCTAAATCAATTCTTAGCATGATTCCCTATTACCATATGCAATATGCTAAGATACCCAAGATCATACGTGATAGGATTGACAAAATTCTGCATTGTTTTGTGTGGGGTGATTCTGATCAAGGGAAGACAGCTCGTCTAATTAATTGGGAGGTTTGTTGTATGCTTAAGCTTGATTGGGGAATTGGTCTTCGACAAACACATCATATGAATGGTGTTTTTGTAATGAAGATGCTTTGGAACTTGATTAAGAATCTGGACAACCTTTGGTATAGAGCCCTTCAAAGTAAATATGGTGTAATATTGACCTTACTACTAATATTAGTACGCAGTCTTACGATTCTTCTCTATAGAAAGCTTTGACAAGTATTTGGCACGAGTTTTATTACCATTTGATTTGGTAAATAGGGGATGGGCGTAGTACTAATTTTTGGCTATACAATTGATCTTCTAATAATGGAGTACAATTATCTATAAGCAATCAGGCCTACATGGATACTACTCTTTCAATTTGGAATACTCTTCTTTAGGTGATCTAAACATTAAGCTCCTTATGAACAAATTGTCAGTTGACATTGTTAGTCGAATTATTTCTCTTTCGGTGCCTATAAATGTTGGTGATCCTGACACAATTAGGTTGGGAGGAACCAACACCTATCATTTCACAGTACAAAATGTTTATTCTTTGATGTATTAAAACTATGTGGTAGTGGAGGGTGATTGGAAGACCATTTGGAGATGGCATAGTCCATATCGCACTGAAACATTTATTTGATTGCTTACTCATTAGCGCATTCTAACTATAAAAGGAGTGAAGGGGTGTTGGTATCTGTAACACCCGATgtcgaagaaggcgaggggtggttgcaccgcatgtaacacctgacgCCGAAAAGGCATAGGGTGGTCGCCACgtcggaatgagaggaatcctgaggccgtgcaggtatgtgactgcatggttgaatgaaagcttataaggattgatgagtattatctataccaacaagatgcatcttcttttaggtagcccgttccataagaactccacagttaagcttGCTTGACTTAGAGCAActctgggatgggtgaccttctgggaagctttccagaaagcgtgcgagtgaggtcaaagcacactgaaaagactcgtgttggtttctGAGGTTAGTCGATCATTCCGAAAGCAGTCTGGGTGTTATAAATGGTATTAGAGCCTGACCTCTCCTAGTACGAACAAAAATGTCTTCGAATATTGATGGTGCTTGTAGGGATAGAGAAGAAACTTTTGGGTTAGCGGACTTTCTCACGATTCAAATGATAGATAGGCTAAATGCTACCCTATGAAAATTGGAGCTTGTGATGACTTACATGCAGAGATGCGAGGTTTATATTTGGGACTGAATATTGCCTTGGACAGAACATTATTCTCATTTTAAAGTGGAGATTGACGCCAAGATTTGAATTGACAAGATCtcaaaaaattgcaaaattaatGGTACTATTCATATTCTAGTTTGTCGGATTTAGAAATTGTTGAACTTGAGGTGAAATGTGAAAATCAATCATATTTGGCGTGAAGGAAATAGAGTGTTGATTGACTTGCAAACTTTAGCATTTCTATGAatcatttgaatttgttatttttAGAATCTCCTACGAGACATCTCTAAAAGATTCTTTTTTATGTCTTATTTGAGATTTGCATGCCTAGGAATGTTCAAAGAtcataatttgttttattttcttgagTGTTGCCCTCTTTTGTACTAAAAAAAAGTAGAAATACAAAAAGAGATAGAAAATCAACACAAGAAGTGCATAATAAGCCCACCAAAGAAAACAAAAGCGAAAAAGAGATTAAAAAATATTAGAAGCTCGAGGATCCAAAGTTACCACCAAAATAATCAGGCTAGAACTCGGGAAAAAGTGAATCACCATAAAAAAGGCAGCCTCAGGAAAGTGAATCACCATAAACAAGGCAGCCTCATCTAAGCGCAACTTAGAATCATACCCCCAAAATAACATAGAAGACACTTGCATCGCTATTGATGTACACAAAGAAAAGTCCGCAAGCCAATTATAGAAAGAATAAGAATACTCTTACGACCTACTGGGATATCTTACGGACAGTCTAATCTAAGTGCAACTTAGAATCACACCCTCAAAATAATTAGAAGACACACTTGCATCGCTATTGGTGTATACAAAGAAGAGTCTGCAAGCCAACTATAGAAAGAACAAGAATACTCTAGTGACCTACCGGGATATCATTTTCAAGCTAGCGACGTACACTTATCTTTCATGTCCTCCACTTCAATTAACGAACATGTAAATATATGATTATTTTAGGTTTTCCAAATAGTCCACACCACCGACTTCCTAACCATCGAAAAATCATATACCAGAGGGTTGCAGAAGAACAAGTGACAAACAAGATCTCTAATTAAGCTGGAATAGACCCCTTACCATCATCATCCAAGTGTTGTTGAATGTATATTTTATCCAAGTGCTATTGaatgtatatttttattttttattaatttaataataagacAAACTCTCTTTTATTCAACAATTATTAAGTCTCTTAAAGTGTGTGAATAAATAAATTCGAAAGTTAAAATTACTTGTACATCATATATAAACATGCCTAGTATGTGAAAATTAGCAATGACTAAATTTAACATGCCTAGTATATAAACATGCCTACTTGTACATCAGAAAGTCAATAGTTGAACTTGAAATTGAACAATGTTACCTTTTTTGATCTTATACTCTTAAGTGCTGTCTCTAATTGATTCTCAATCTGCTGGAGTTCATTTGTATTCATTTGTGCAATATCTTCTCCAAGAAGGTTCCTACACATTAACTCACTATTTATCAAAACACTCAACATATACCTATGAACTTAGAATAATAAAGTATACTATAGGTAGAATATTCAAGTGCACCACCTTTGTGAACGTTGTAAGATTTCTACATTGGCTTTTAATCTCACATATTCCTGGTAATTCTGCCAAGTAACATATTTGTTATTACATTATCCATATAGTATtattaaatagtaaaattataggtaaaaaagtgaaaaattctatgaaaaacaaaaaaaaattatatatatttaaaagtgTAACAAAAGATATACATACCTGAGCATCATTGGCTTGTTGATTGGTCTCTAGTGCACTGTAACTGTACTTGTGGTACTTCTCCAAAGTTTTCATCATGCTATAACACaagtaaaaaaaactaaactCTAGTAATGCTATTATAACATTGGTtcaataaattttcattaaaggGTAGTATTAACCAATAGTTATATCTCTTTCaataaaagacaaaaagaaaaactTGCTACACAACATAACAAAACAGTTTCTGCAGATAGAAATTAATGTTTTATCTTTTGGTATCTGTTATGAATCAAACCAGTTAGTTATTCCCCAACGGTTTTAAGGATAGAAGCTGATTTACTTTATTTACAGCCTTTAGAACAAAAGATACCATTTCTCTCTCTGAACAATCCTTAAACTGCAATGCAAATCCAAAGTAAAAAACAGGTTTGCATTGCAAATCAAACATCACATCATCACTGACACCATAT encodes:
- the LOC131634700 gene encoding MADS-box protein EJ2-like, producing MGRGRVELKRIENKINRQVTFAKRRNGVLKKAYELSVLCDAEVALIIFSNRGKLYEFSSTSCMMKTLEKYHKYSYSALETNQQANDAQNYQEYVRLKANVEILQRSQRNLLGEDIAQMNTNELQQIENQLETALKSIRSKKTQFMLDQLADLHNRETVLVETNHALRSKLEESNESNIHYVHHPQSEGFFHGVNSNLQIGYNMVGSSDDVNVGASSLSMNGYATGWML